From one Dysidea avara chromosome 9, odDysAvar1.4, whole genome shotgun sequence genomic stretch:
- the LOC136267756 gene encoding acid-sensing ion channel 2-like — MDDGSAGKYSKLLEQSSGERYEVSSYTLSTASAGGLGSQLQVSNELPEPIANGAPANLFVKRKTSISLKQDEDDRTQTRRYSATQARRLSAWSSEPVVTLQVPVANGFANEPLQGRLQEQYDNFEDGVVLSRIIAAQMGQPELSSSDRNIMRSKTFKVWQALQYFCHSTTFHGVPHIAASRSLVRIAYWSILLIVALCLMIYAIVEISRAYFAFNTYISEVQSLVGRLKFPAVTICNLNQYSKSAVQETLNYTEEQLFNTVLFADLFSTRQELTRYRSADFSQLAAELEEDTAAFVSAGLTAFSHKLENMLWSCYYNDRPCSVDSFTTFDNINGRCFTFNGDTSNLLYTRTPGSMFGLELVLNAEQYEYYLAKSDSVGFKVYIHRQGDIPYLGEHAGFTVSPGVHTDVVLTAEAFSYLEPPQGSCRKNLKLDYYEIYTRQACLDECMTKFIVRSCGCRQQYMPGDVLVCGPNKTAFCFPNASKNFSYTQCDCPIPCEIPESYKHELSYSVYPSQHYPALLERTGALNNQTSLPDFVLTYDSEHNVTRFNENGTLEFFRENFLKITIYYNELTLSKYTETLEYQASQYIADFGGHLGLFTGAGFLTLFEFMEVCLGVLYPADTDNRR, encoded by the exons ATGGAC GATGGATCTGCTGGAAAATACTCCAAGTTATTAGAACAGAGTTCTGGGGAACGTTATGAAGTTTCGTCTTACACATTGTCTACTGCTAGTGCAGGGGGGCTTGGCTCACAGCTGCAAGTGTCGAACGAATTACCGGAACCGATTGCAAACGGTGCCCCAGCCAATCTGTTTGTTAAACGGAAGACAAGCATCTCGTTGAAACAAGATGAAGATGACAGGACACAGACTCGAAGATATTCAGCCACACAGGCTCGAAGATTATCAGCTTGGTCGAGTGAACCGGTGGTAACCTTACAAGTGCCCGTAGCCAATGGTTTTGCAAATGAACCCTTACAAGGTCGACTGCAGGAACAATATGATAATTTCGAGGATGGTGTGGTACTCAGCAGAATCATTGCTGCTCAGATGGGACAACCAGAACTGTCATCATCTGATAGGAATATCATGAGAAGTAAGACTTTCAAAGTATGGCAAGCACTACAGTACTTTTGTCACAGTACAACTTTTCATGGAGTACCTCACATTGCGGCCAGCCGATCATTGGTCAGGATAGCATACTGGTCAATCTTACTGATTGTAGCTTTGTGTCTAATGATCTATGCTATAGTTGAAATCAGCCGTGCTTACTTTGCATTCAATACATACATTTCAGAAGTGCAGAGTCTTGTGGGGAGATTAAAATTTCCAGCAGTTACTATATGCAATTTAAATCAATATTCAAAGAGTGCAGTTCAGGAGACATTAAATTACACTGAAGAACAATTGTTTAATACTGTGTTATTTGCAGATCTTTTTTCTACCAGACAGGAGTTGACAAGGTATAGGAGTGCTGACTTCAGCCAATTAGCTGCAGAACTTGAAGAAGACACAGCAGCATTTGTTTCAGCTGGGTTAACAGCATTTTCACACAAACTAGAAAATATGCTGTGGTCATGTTATTACAATGATCGGCCCTGTTCTGTTGATAGCTTTACAACATTTGACAACATTAATGGAAGATGTTTTACATTTAATGGTGACACCAGTAATTTACTGTACACAAGAACCCCTGGCTCTATGTTTGGTTTAGAACTTGTTCTGAATGCTGAACAGTATGAATACTATCTTGCTAAATCTGATTCAGTAGGGTTCAAAGTGTACATTCATAGACAAGGTGATATTCCATATCTTGGTGAACATGCAGGCTTTACTGTATCTCCAGGAGTACACACTGATGTGGTTTTGACTGCTGAAGCATTTTCATACCTTGAACCACCTCAAGGCTCATGTAGAAAGAATCTAAAACTAGACTATTATGAAATTTATACAAGACAAGCCTGTTTGGATGAGTGCATGACAAAGTTTATTGTCAGGTCATGTGGATGTAGACAGCAATACATGCCAGGAGATGTACTAGTTTGTGGTCCAAATAAGACCGCCTTTTGTTTCCCCAATGCCTCAAAGAATTTTTCATACACCCAGTGTGATTGTCCAATACCTTGTGAAATTCCCGAGTCCTATAAACATGAACTATCTTACTCTGTATATCCTTCTCAACACTATCCAGCACTTCTAGAAAGAACAGGTGCACTCAATAATCAAACATCATTACCAGACTTTGTTCTTACTTATGATAGCGAACACAATGTTACACGTTTCAATGAAAATGGAACACTAGAGTTCTTTAGAGAAAACTTCCTCAAGATCACTATTTATTACAATGAACTAACACTGTCAAAATATACAGAGACCCTGGAGTATCAAGCGTCCCAGTATATTGCTGATTTTGGTGGTCATTTGGGACTGTTTACAGGTGCTGGCTTCTTAACTTTATTTGAGTTTATGGAAGTTTGCCTTGGGGTTTTGTATCCTGCTGATACTGATAATCGTCGCTAG
- the LOC136267762 gene encoding DNA repair protein XRCC4-like yields MDTESESPMKTLIKLETEGSCSTLYILTVYEGETLCLTASDGNQTWSSMFPCVTLQSMAKDAKLSFSSFMDQSLSALSQSMHETLTFAYSTNIDSSGDLVFAWKKHIVEENVKFQIGSVTLQQSSPTISSMLEFAVENISGLKEEISGLTKKVEILKKEKSRALEKLEQCATLKEDLESDLYGKFKLVLNDKKAKIRVLSDQAKTLAEENQHLKDRQVTMVVSAKEKDAHNNDSDATTDDEKAPTDSRDRTPSPVSKITVVEDESVDATMSSLLGGSSKEVSSPPVKRRRKREVKKPPAKPPVISRPVEKVVVKKAPTGVTRPTRSTSNASSNSSLEADDLLDKM; encoded by the exons ATGGATACAGAAAGTGAATCCCCAATGAAAACTCTAATAAAGTTAGAGACAGAGGGATCTTGTTCCACACTATACATACTAACTGTGTATGAAGGGGAGACACTATGCTTGACAGCATCTGATGGAAACCAAACATGGAGTAGTATGTTTCCTTGTGTAACACTACAGTCAATGGCAAAAGATGCAAAACTGTCTTTTAGTAGTTTTATGGATCAATCCCTCAGTGCCCTTTCTCAGAGTATGCATGAAACATTGACATTTGCTTATAGCACTAATATTGATTCATCGGGTGATCTGGTGTTTGCATGGAAGAAACACATCGTGGAAGAGAACGTGAAGTTTCAAATTGGTTCGGTGACACTTCAGCAATCATCACCAACCATTTCTTCAATGCTAGAGTTTGCTGTTGAAAATATTTCGGGTCTGAAAGAGGAAATCAGTGGATTGACAAAGAAAGTAGAAATCCTTAAGAAAGAAAAATCCAGGGCACTTGAAAAACTTGAACAGTGTGCCACTTTAAAGGAAGATTTAGAATCAGATTTGTACGGTAAATTCAAATTAGTTTTAAATGATAAGAAAGCAAAAATTAGAGTACTTAGTGATCAAGCCAAGACACTTGCTGAAGAGAATCAACATCTCAAAGACAGACAGGTGACAATGGTTGTAAGCGCTAAAGAAAAAGATGCGCATAATAATGATAGTGATGCCACCACTGATGATGAAAAGGCACCTACTGATAGTAGAGATCGAACTCCTTCTCCTGTGTCAAAGATCACAG TCGTTGAAGATGAATCAGTGGATGCTACTATGTCAAGTCTTCTTGGTGGAAGCTCTAAGGAGGTCAGTTCACCACCAGTGAAGAGACGACGAAAGAGGGAAGTTAAGAAACCACCAGCAAAGCCACCTGTAATTTCCAGACCAGTTGAAAAGGTGGTGGTGAAGAAAGCTCCCACTGGGGTCACTCGACCAACTAGATCCACTTCTAATGCTTCTTCGAATTCTTCTCTTGAAGCAGATGATCTTTTAGACAAGATGTAA
- the LOC136267763 gene encoding TM2 domain-containing protein 2-like, with amino-acid sequence MHLFGVSVWTLVILISLHSNLCGGLFESSDTCTEDYYSSVLGSVEDFNASTPLVLCCALPEEFYECEAPRGGKSNVTVDNESVEIGCSKFGGENFDDVEVTKVKCEVLDGIDCAGNSTFFKRNVPCLKYNGYYFPSAMLYAVFLGFIGVDRFCMGYTCLGLAKLFTIGCLGVWWIVDIILLMTGNFTPNNDFSWEQYY; translated from the exons ATGCATTTATTTGGTGTGTCTGTTTGGACGCTAGTAATTCTGATATCGCTCCATTCAAACCTTTGTGGAGGACTGTTTGAGTCCAGTGATACGTGTACGGAGGATTATTACAGTTCTGTGCTAGGTTCTGTGGAAGATTTTAATGCCAGCACCCCCCTAGTACTATGCTGCGCCTT GCCAGAAGAGTTTTACGAGTGTGAAGCGCCGCGGGGGGGGAAGAGTAATGTTACTGTGGATAATGAAAGTGTTGAAATTGGCTGTAGTAAG TTTGGTGGTGAGAATTTTGATGATGTAGAGGTGACCAAAGTAAAATGTGAAGTCTTGGATGGCATAGACTGTGCTGGCAACAGTACCTTTTTCAAACGAAATGTGCCTTGTCTAAA ATACAATGGCTACTATTTTCCCTCAGCAATGCTCTATGCCGTATTCCTAGGCTTCATAGGGGTGGATAGATTCTGTATGGGTTACACGTGTCTGGGACTTGCCAAGTTGTTCACTATAGGCTGTCTCGGTGTCTGGTGGATTGTGGACATTATCTTACTGATGACTGGAAACTTCACGCCCAATAATGACTTCAGCTGGGAGCAATACTATTAA
- the LOC136267757 gene encoding laminin subunit gamma-1-like, translating into MSHWKTLVLLVQALLLANAVDPPCRDEICYDLLDQDINSTQELIGSISDSLERINFNLTTTIVQLDEARVIVNETFWNALELNMTEIQLLNQFTSVRDEVVYSQQQLLNISDDLILISANATDAEMMSSDAVATINQITDHISRSIAALDDIENNLLPIIESISTLTAEQADNGTQMYAELEAQLMLVTNQSSDLFNISYTALEIANATVELLIATSALQENVTSGIITQTMDSDSVSVELELLSNNLTSIRSMIQSLSNNVSIETMNTYPVVLMDQINQRLQEAVQLADNLRSLLMNISTLIDLRRDLDNAVNIYIESFDIISGQIQTLEQESMQLYEDSSQLNQLATNATQDSEQLIAEAQNLQMELANFSTFVERANQSLQEIGMIRMTALNAIDTANNISGMILDTYQTVNSSLTLLMDASDLTQLIQMVLDYFDAQVTDAINTTAEDIVALEDYRVSLEMAQDSVANETTDLTTQQGTINAGEVAVEVAAGVVLNETQNCNNANASLMQLQSRFDSLSLLSEEDITDVRNRLAMVESQLTIADIENMIMQLTDELDRQRNIINTLETDIEGITIERDLLRQVYNSLPQSCNDVV; encoded by the exons ATGTCACATTGGAAGACTTTGGTGCTGTTGGTACAAGCACTTCTACTGGCAAATGCAGTAGATCCAC CTTGCAGAGATGAAATATGCTATGATCTGCTGGATCAAGACATCAACAGCACACAGGAGCTAATAGGGAGCATTTCTGACTCGCTAGAACGCATAAATTTTAATCTGACAACCACCATAGTACAGCTGGATGAAGCTAGGGTTATTGTCAACGAAACATTTTGGAATGCTCTTGAACTCAACATGACTGAGATACAGCTGCTTAATCAGTTTACGTCAGTCAGAGATGAAGTAGTGTATTCTCAGCAGCAGTTGTTGAATATTAGCGATGACCTGATATTAATATCTGCTAATGCTACCGATGCTGAGATGATGTCAAGCGATGCTGTTGCAACAATTAACCAAATTACAGACCACATCTCCAGGAGTATTGCAGCCTTGGATGACATCGAAAATAACTTGCTGCCAATCATTGAGAGCATTTCAACGCTAACAGCAGAGCAAGCTGATAATGGTACTCAGATGTACGCTGAACTCGAAGCACAGTTGATGTTGGTCACCAATCAGTCATCAGATCTCTTCAATATTAGCTACACTGCATTAGAGATTGCAAATGCCACTGTAGAGTTGCTGATTGCTACTTCTGCTTTGCAGGAGAACGTAACGTCAGGAATTATTACTCAAACAATGGATAGTGATAGTGTTTCTGTGGAACTTGAATTGCTGTCTAATAACTTGACAAGTATTCGGAGTATGATCCAGTCCCTTAGTAATAATGTTTCTATAGAAACAATGAacacttatcctgtagtgttGATGGATCAAATCAATCAACGATTACAAGAGGCTGTACAACTAGCTGATAACCTTAGATCACTTCTTATGAACATCTCTACACTCATAGACCTCAGAAGAGACCTGGATAATGCTGTTAATATTTACATAGAAAGCTTTGACATTATTTCTGGCCAAATTCAAACTCTAGAACAAGAGTCTATGCAGTTATACGAAGACAGCTCTCAACTCAACCAACTAGCTACCAATGCAACACAGGATTCTGAACAGCTCATTGCTGAGGCTCAGAATTTGCAAATGGAATTAGCAAATTTTTCTACATTTGTTGAAAGGGCAAATCAATCTTTACAAGAGATCGGGATGATCAGGATGACGGCACTGAATGCTATTGATACTGCTAACAACATTTCTGGTATGATCCTGGATACTTATCAAACAGTGAACAGCTCCCTAACACTACTAATGGATGCTTCTGATCTGACACAGCTTATACAAATG GTACTAGATTATTTTGATGCACAAGTTACAGATGCAATAAACACAACAGCAGAGGACATAGTTGCTTTAGAAGACTATAGAGTGTCACTTGAGATGGCACAAGATAGTGTAGCAAATGAGACCACTGACCTCACCACTCAACAAGGAACTATCAATGCTGGTGAAGTAGCTGTTGAGGTTGCAGCTGGTGTTGTGCTAAATGAAACACAAAATTGTAACAATGCTAACGCTTCTTTAATGCAATTGCAATCAAGGTTTGATAGTTTAAGTCTGTTGAGTGAAGAAGACATCACTGATGTTAGAAATAGACTGGCAATGGTTGAGTCTCAACTTACAATCGCTGACATTGAGAATATGATTATGCAACTAACAGATGAACTTGACCGGCAGAGAAATATCATCAACACACTAGAAACTGATATAGAAGGCATCACAATAGAGAGAGACTTACTAAGACAAGTTTATAACTCACTACCACAGTCCTGCAATGATGTAGTATAA
- the LOC136267755 gene encoding ubiquitin-like modifier-activating enzyme ATG7, translated as MAQQDSGILQFASFCSTLDTGFWHKLSHKKLNEYKLNEGKVDIWGSYTNGDVGGLPTRLSLDYSAFEKLESTTRSYNSPGILLITNTVEKFKTTSKEKLLEETSQLIWSDICTGAAVTDPSLLTRFHLFTFANLKKYQYQYWFAFPALLPEKPVQASAPLPIKSYFTEPQTKSLVSSWDSFHQSNPGIGFFLVKMGDETVDIRLLTEFDQVYGKDPQKVVVGFCDPCTLESNPGWPLRNFLALIAKQWSSSVSQLSVLCFRDRTREGQRDVGHSLFYEKVDIPNFVVGSPNTSPKSVGWEKNAKDKLSHRKVDLSSSMDPVRLAESSVDLNLRLMKWRLMPSLDIQVIQETRCLLLGSGTLGCNVARCLIGWGIRNITLVDNGKVSYSNPARQSLFEFDDCANGGKPKAETAAEQLKKIFPGVNAKGVTLSIPMPGHTVGTTAVAIEAVQKDCKALEQLVESHDVVYLLMDTRESRWLPTLLTTTMGKLCINAALGFDTYMVMRHGYRPDPQLDIPAAQTGGTPGNVLGCYYCNDVVAPTDSTRDRTLDQQCTVSRPGLSMIAAALAVELMASVLQHPLKGLASADSGDDDSDGESNLGLVPHQIRGFLSRFQNVLPASRSFDKCTACSEQVVSCYKKEGFDFLLKTFNTPNFLEDLTGLSKLFSETLDDQVWELSDDEN; from the exons GTGATGTTGGAGGATTGCCTACAAGATTGTCACTGGACTACAGTGCATTTGAAAA ACTGGAATCAACCACACGGAGTTATAATTCCCCAGGAATTCTCCTTATTACTAATACAGTAGAGAAATTCAAAACTACTAGCAAAGAAAAATTGTTAGAAGAAACTAGTCAATTG ATATGGAGTGATATTTGTACAGGAGCAGCTGTCACTGACCCTTCCTTGCTTACTAGATTTCATTTGTTTACGTTTGCT AATCTTAAGAAGTATCAATACCAATACTGGTTTGCTTTTCCAGCATTGTTGCCAGAGAAGCCAGTGCAAGCATCTGCTCCATTGCCAATAAAATCTTATTTTACAGAACCACAG ACTAAAAGTCTTGTATCCTCTTGGGATAGCTTCCATCAGTCTAATCCAG GTATTGGATTTTTTCTTGTCAAGATGGGTGATGAAACAGTTGACATTAGACTATTGACAGAATTTGACCAGGTGTATGGAAAGGATCCACAAAAG GTTGTTGTTGGGTTTTGTGATCCATGTACTTTGGAAAGTAATCCTGGTTGGCCATTACGAAACTTCCTTGCTTTGATTGCAAAGCAATG GAGCTCAAGTGTGTCCCAGTTAAGTGTGTTGTGCTTCAGGGACAGAACTAGAGAAGGACAAAGAGATGTTGGGCATAGTTTATTCTATGAGAAAGTTGACATTCCAAACTTTGTTGTGGGCTCTCCGAACA CTTCTCCTAAAAGTGTTGGTTGGGAGAAGAATGCTAAAGACAAGCTCAGTCATAGGAAAGTAGATCTTAGTTCTAGCATGGATCCTGTAAG GTTAGCGGAGTCTTCAGTTGATCTTAATCTTCGGCTGATGAAGTGGAGGCTGATGCCATCACTTGATATACAAGTCATTCAGGAAACTCGATGTCTACTACTTGGATCAGGAACACTTGGCTGTAATGTAGCCAGATGCCTAATA GGATGGGGAATACGTAACATCACACTGGTGGACAATGGCAAAGTATCCTACTCTAATCCAGCAAGACAGTCACTGTTTGAATTTGATGATTGCGCCAATGGTGGAAAACCTAAAGCAGAAACTGCTGCTGAGCAGCTGAAGAAAATATTTCCAGGAGTG AATGCTAAAGGAGTTACTCTATCAATACCAATGCCAGGACATACTGTTGGCACCACTG CTGTTGCTATTGAAGCAGTACAAAAGGACTGTAAAGCTTTAGAACAACTTGTGGAATCACATGATGTTGTCTATCTGCTGATGGACACTCGAGAGAGTAGATGGTTACCAACCCTACTAACCACTACAATGGGAAAG CTATGTATAAATGCAGCACTGGGGTTTGACACATACATGGTCATGAGACATGGATACAGGCCTGATCCTCAACTAGACATCCCTGCTGCACAAACTGGTGGAACACCAGGGAACGTACTGGGTTGTTACTATTGCAATGATGTAGTGGCTCCTACTGAT TCAACCAGAGACCGGACACTTGATCAACAATGTACAGTGTCTAGACCGGGACTGTCCATGATTGCTGCTGCCCTGGCTGTGGAACTGATGGCTTCAGTACTCCAACATCCTCTCAA AGGACTGGCCAGTGCTGATAGTGGAGATGATGATTCTGATGGAGAATCTAACTTGGGCCTTGTACCACATCAA ATTCGTGGATTTTTATCACGATTTCAAAATGTTCTACCAGCAAGCAGATCATTTGACAAGTGCACAGCATGTTCAGAACAG GTAGTTTCATGCTACAAGAAGGAAGGTTTTGATTTTCTTCTGAAGACGTTCAATACACCTAATTTTCTAGAAGATCTCACTGGTCTGAGTAAACTTTTCAGTGAGACCCTCGATGATCAG GTTTGGGAGCTGAGTGATGATGAAAATTGA